From one Tetragenococcus osmophilus genomic stretch:
- the yhbY gene encoding ribosome assembly RNA-binding protein YhbY — MELRGKQKSYLKSQAHHLQPIFQVGKGGLNEQLIHQIGEALEKRELIKINLLQNTEENAQDVAVTLEQELNCQVVQIIGRVLVVFKPSSQEKNQKISVAVKKV; from the coding sequence ATGGAATTAAGAGGAAAGCAAAAAAGTTATTTAAAAAGTCAGGCTCACCATCTTCAACCTATTTTTCAAGTAGGTAAGGGTGGTTTAAATGAACAATTAATCCATCAAATTGGTGAAGCCTTAGAAAAACGGGAACTAATTAAGATTAACTTACTACAAAATACAGAAGAAAATGCTCAAGATGTGGCGGTTACTTTAGAACAAGAGTTAAACTGTCAGGTGGTACAAATTATCGGACGTGTGTTGGTGGTTTTTAAACCCTCAAGCCAAGAAAAAAATCAAAAAATTTCTGTTGCTGTGAAAAAAGTGTAA